The following proteins are encoded in a genomic region of Candidatus Rokuibacteriota bacterium:
- a CDS encoding GDP-mannose 4,6-dehydratase: MKALITGGAGFIGSHLAEALVARGDEVYIIDDLSTGRVENLRELLDDARVHVRWHSILDETVLQELVDEVDVVFHLAAAVGVRLILDKPVETIETNILGTGRVLQCAAKGRKKVVLASSSEVYGKNDRVPLGEDDDGLLGPTVKSRWSYACSKAIDEFLALAYWREKAVPVVIARFFNTIGPRQTGRYGMVVPRFVQQALRGEPITVYGDGQQSRSFTAVDDAVAAAIQLAGQPEAVGHVFNVGNGTEVSILELARRVKALVDSSSPIRFVPYDQAYQEGFEDLRRRVPDISKLRRFTGFEPRWDLDAILARVIEYHRTRPSD, encoded by the coding sequence ATGAAGGCGCTGATCACCGGCGGCGCGGGCTTCATCGGGTCCCATCTGGCCGAGGCCCTGGTCGCGCGGGGCGACGAAGTCTACATCATCGACGATCTCTCCACGGGCCGGGTCGAGAACCTGCGGGAGCTTCTCGACGACGCGCGGGTCCACGTCCGCTGGCATTCCATCCTCGACGAGACGGTGCTCCAGGAACTGGTGGATGAGGTGGACGTGGTCTTCCACCTGGCCGCTGCCGTCGGCGTCCGGCTGATCCTGGACAAGCCGGTGGAGACCATCGAGACCAATATCCTCGGCACCGGCAGGGTGCTCCAGTGCGCCGCCAAGGGGCGAAAGAAGGTCGTCCTGGCCTCGAGCTCGGAAGTGTACGGCAAGAACGATCGGGTCCCGCTGGGGGAGGATGACGACGGGCTCCTGGGGCCGACCGTCAAGAGCCGCTGGAGCTACGCCTGCTCGAAGGCCATCGACGAGTTCCTCGCGCTGGCGTACTGGCGGGAGAAGGCGGTCCCGGTGGTGATCGCGCGGTTCTTCAACACCATCGGCCCCCGGCAGACCGGGCGCTACGGGATGGTCGTCCCGCGCTTCGTCCAGCAGGCTCTCCGCGGGGAGCCGATCACCGTGTACGGGGACGGGCAGCAGTCGCGGAGCTTCACTGCCGTGGACGACGCGGTCGCCGCGGCGATCCAGCTCGCGGGCCAGCCCGAGGCGGTGGGCCACGTGTTCAACGTGGGCAACGGCACCGAGGTGAGTATCCTCGAGCTGGCGCGTCGGGTGAAGGCCCTGGTGGATAGCTCCTCGCCGATCCGCTTCGTTCCGTACGATCAGGCGTACCAGGAGGGGTTCGAGGATCTCCGTCGCCGCGTGCCGGACATCTCCAAGCTCCGCCGCTTCACCGGGTTCGAGCCGCGCTGGGACCTCGACGCCATCCTCGCCAGGGTGATCGAGTATCACAGGACGCGCCCGTCTGATTAA